GCCCCCGTCACCCAGCGCGCCCGCTCCGAGCAGAGGAAGACGACCACGTCGGCCACCTCCTCGGGCGCGCCGAAACGGCCCCAGGGCAGCTCCTCGCGCACCATCTTCTCCACCTTCTCCGGGTTCGCCTGCCGCCGCCGGTCCCAGCTGCCCCCGGGGAACAGGATGGAGCCCGGCGCCACCCCGTTGACGCGGATGCGGTGGCGCGCCAGGTCGATGGCCATCTCCTTGGTGAGCGCCGTGAGCCCCGCCTTGGCCGCCGTATAGGGCGCGCTGGTGCCGTACTCGCGTCCATAGATGGAGTTGATGTGCACGATGCTGCCGCCACCCCGCGCCTTCATGACCTCCAGCGCGCGCTGGCTGCACCACACGGCGGCCAGGAGGTTGCGGTCGAGCACGTCCTTCCACTGAGAGGCGGTGGCCGCGTCGAAGGCGCCCGCGCCACCACTGCCGCCCACGTTGTTGACGAGGATGTCCAGCCCCCCGAAGGCCCGCACCGCCGTGTCCACCGCCGCCGCCGCCCCCTCCGCCGTGGTCACGTCACCCGCCACGGTGACCACCTCGGCGCCCGAGGCCCGCAGCTCCGCCGCCGTGGCCTCCAGTCCCTCCGCCCCCCGCGCGCTCAGACACACCCGCGCACCCTCCCGGGCCAGCGCCGTGGCGATGGCCCGACCAATGCCCCGGCTGCTCCCCGTGACGAGCGCCGCCCTTCCCTTGAGTTCCAGGTCCATGCGGCGCGTTCTACCCTGGTCCCGTGCTCCCCTGGAGTCCCCAGGAGCCGTCAATCCAGCACCCGGCCTCCTGGTGGCTCAGCACCCGGGCAGGAGACCGCCAGGCACACGGGGGACAGCATGGCGTCTCCGCCACTCCTGGGATTGCCCGCACCTCCGGGGCTCCACACGTTTCGTCACGAGAGGGGGACAGGAGCGCGCGCCATGGTCCGCGGAAACACCCGCCCCGCCAACTTCACCTCCCGGATGCTCGTGGCGTACCTCATCGCCTACGCCATCGCCGCCGCGGGGGTCGTGCTCGGATCCTTCATCCGCTCCGTCCCCTGGCTCGCCTTCGGCCTCTGGCTCGCGGCCAGTCTCACGGTGATACTCATCGACCGCGCCGTCACCGCTCGCATGCCCCGCGATGTCCCCTCCAGCCGCGAGGCCCGGAACAACCCCGGCTCCATGTTCCAGAGCAGCCCCGCCGCCCTCACCGTCATCGGCATCATGGCCGTGGCCGCCCTGATCGTCTCACTCTTCGCCCACTGGTAGGCAGGGGTTCGTCACGAGCACAGGGGGCGCATACCCTCACCCCGACCCTCTCCCAGAGGGAGAGGGAGTGGGCGTGGGTGTCAGGGACCGTTGTTCGGGGGTATGGGCGGCGGGAGGGGGAACTGGAGAGGCGAGGGGCCCGAGCCTCCGACTCCGGTGGGAGACTCGTTTCCCTTCGGCGGCGGCAACGGCCGGCCCACGTACTGGACGTTGTCGTTGTTGTCGATGGCGAACCGCACCAGCGCGCGCAGCACCTTGTTGCGCCGCACGTTGCCCACCATCTGTCTCAAATCCTCGTACACCGTCGGGTCCTTCAGGATGCCGCCCAGCGAGCCCTCGCCACGCGCCACCATGGACGTAATCTGCTTGATGTCGGCCGCCGCGCTCCCCAGGTCCGCCAGCATGTTGCCCGCGTTGCCGTAGATCAGCTGGTGCACCGCGCTGTCCGGGTTCTTCTTCGCGTCCTCCATCAACCCGGCCAGCTGCCCCGCCGCCGCCCCCAGCTCCTGCACCGCCTTGGCGCCCTCCGGGCCGTAGATGAGCGCGTGCGCGGTCCCATCCCCGTTGCGCACCTCGTCGAGCAGCCCCTCCACGTGGCCCACCGCCTTGTCCACCCGTATCGCCACGCGCGAGGCGTTGGACACCAGCGTGCGCACCTGCCTGCCCGTCTCCTTGTCGTAGATGAGCGCGTGCAGCGCGCCGTCGCCCTTCTCCACCTCCTCGAGCAACAGCCGCAGGCTGCGCACACTGGCCGCCGCGTCCTCGGCCAGCTGCGGGTCCGCGTATGCATCCACCGCCTCGCGCAACTTGTGGCTCGTCGCCACCAGGTCCTCCGTCACCTGCGCCGCCCCCTTCATCAGCGTGGACAGGTCCCCACCCGATGCGCTCGGAATCTCTCCCTCCTCCAGCACCTGGGGCTGGTCCAGCGAGCCAATGGAGATGTCCACCGCCTTGTCACCCAGCACGCCCAGGCTGGACAGCCGCGCCACCGAGTCCGCCCGCACCCGCTGCGCGTACTTCTGGCTCAGCTTCAGCCGCACCTCCAGCCGCTTCTCTCCGGGCTTCGACGGGAAGCTCACCCCCTCCACGCGGCCCACCTCCAGGCCGCCCAGCCACACGGGGGATTGATCCGACAGGCCCTCCACGTTCTCGAAGTAGGCGCGGTACGTTACCTCCCGCTCGAAGAGGCGCGTCTCCTGTCCGATGAGGAAGACGACGAGGCCCGCCAGCGCCAGCGCCAGCGCCACGAAGACCCCCACCCGCAGCGACAGGCGCCGCTCCTGGGACGTGCCACTGAAGAGGCTCATGGCGCCACCTCCGCCCCGGGCTCCAATTCCTGACGCCGCGCGTCCAGGAAGGCCCTCACCTCGGGCAGCGTGGAAGCGCGCATCTCCTCCGGCGTGCCCACCTGGACGATGCTCCGGTTGGCCAGCATCGCGATGCGGTCCGACACGCTGAAGGCACTCATCATGTCGTGGGTCACCACGATGGACGTGCACCCGAGCTTCTTCTGCATGGAACGAATCATCTGGTTGATGGTCTCGGTGGTGACGGGGTCCAACCCCGTGGTGGGCTCGTCCCAGAGGATGACCTCCGGGTCCGTGGCGATGGCCCTCGCCAGCCCCACCCGCTTCTTCATGCCGCCGGACAGATCCGCCGGCCGCATGTCCTCGATGCCCGGCAGGTCCACCAGCTTCAGCTTCTCGGCCACCCGCCCCCTCAGCTCCTCGGCGGACATGCTCGGGAAGTGCTCGCGCAGCGGATAGGCGATGTTCTCCCCCACCGTGAGCGAGTCGAACAGCGCCGCGCCCTGGAACACCATGGCCACATGCCGACGCACGTCGATGAAGTCCTCTTCCCGGTAGCCGGTGATCTCCTGCCCCTGGAAGAGGATGCGTCCGGCATCCGGCCGCAGCAACCCGATGAGGCACTTGAGCAACACGCTCTTGCCCGTGCCCGAGCCGCCGATCACCGTGAGGGTCTCGCCCGCGTACACGGAGAGTTGCAGGTCGTCGAAGACGCGCTTGGGTCCGAAGGATTTGCGCAGGTGCTCGAAGCGGATGAGCTCCTCGCCTCGCGTGGGCGGACGGAACTCCAGACGGGGTGTGCGGTGGCGGAAGAGCATCTCAGAGGTAGAGGGTGAGCTTGGTGATGAAGAAGTCGGCCAGACACACCGAGACGGAGGTGATGGCCACCGTCTGGGTGGTGGCGCGGCCCACGCCCTCGGTGCCGCCCTCCACGGTGAGCCCCTTGAAGCAACCCACCACGCCGACGATGCCTCCGAAGACGAAGCCCTTGAAGACGCCGGAGAGGAAGTCGCCCATGAGCACCACCTCCAGCGCCCCCTGGAAGAACAGGTGGAAGCTGATGTCGTACTGGGCATTGACCACCAGGGCGCCGGCCACCATGCCGATGACGTCCGCCAGCACGGTGAGCGCGGGCATGAGGATGAAGCAGGCGAGCACCCGGGGCACCACCAGCTTGCGCAAGGGGTCCGCCCCCAGGGCGCGGATGGCGTCCACCTGCTCCGTCACCGTCATGGAGCCCAGCTCCGCGGCGATGCCCGAGCCCACGCGCGCCCCCACGGTGAGGGCGATGAGCACCGGGGACAGCTCGCGGAAGAGGGTGAGCACCACCACCCGGCCCACCGTGTACTGCACGCCGAAGCGCGCCAGGAAGAAGCCGAACTGCAGGGCGATGACGAGCCCGGCGAAGGTGGACGTCAGCAGGGCGATGGGCAGCGAGCGCACCCCCAGCGCCTCCACCTGGTAGACGAGCGCCGAGAAGGAGAATGGCGGGCTGAAGGCGCGCGTGAACACCTTGCCCGTCATCACCATGAGCGCGCCCAGCCGCTCCAGGCGCGCCTCCAGCCGGTGCCGGAAGGAGCCGCCCTCCGGATTGATGGCGCCCGCGGACGACGCCTCCACCGGCCGGTGGTGGGGCGGGTGGTGCAGCTCGGCTCCCGTCCTCATGACGCACGCTCCGCGCGGAAGCCGTGCACCAGCGACTCGAAGTCGCCCACCCGCTCCTGGAAGCGGCCCAGCGGCGCCACGTAGGTGAAGTCGTACACGCACTGGTCCTTCTTGAGCACCACCAGCAGCAGCTCCACGGGCACCCCATCCAGCTTGGCCTGGTAATGCGAGCGCAGCGCCTCCCGCTCGTCGACCACCACCTTCTCCTCGGCCACGGCCTGGCGCTCGGTGAAGCCCATGAGGAGGTGGCGCGTGAGGACATCCAGCGGCGCGTCCTCCCCCTGACAGGTGGAGTTCACCTGGAGGGCATGGCCCGTGTCCTCGGTGTACCAGGCGAGGTCATTCTCCGAGAGCTTCACCCGCTCCCACACGGGCGGCAGCTCGCCCACGCGGTAGCTCACCCCGGGTTTGGTGAACACATGGTTCTCGAAACGTACCCCGCGGTGACAACCCACGGCGGATACGAGCAGCAGCGCCCATGCAAGGACGTGGTGCATCACTCCCAGCTTCATGGGCCGAGGGTAGGCACCCCTCCCCCACCCCGTGAGTTCCCGGGAGGATGAAAGGTCGACCCGATGCCAAGTGGAGGACGACCGGGCGTGCCGGACGCCCGCTCCGCCGAGCGTTCCTCCACTGGTGGACAGATGCGGATGTTAGGACCTGAACCCTTGCCACTTGGCGACTTGGAGGAGGAGGAACCTCATGGACGGTGGGTTGGGGCTGTTCGGATTGGGATTGTTCCTGCTGTCGATTGCCCTCCTGTATGCCCGGGAGGCATTCGGGCTGGCATGGACGCTGCTGGCCATGGCCCTTCTCTCCATGGGCTTCGCCATGTCGGAGTCGCCGCGGCGCCGGGAGCTGGCGCTGGGCATTGGCGTGGTGTGCATGGCGGCGGCGCTGGTGAGTCTGGCCACCGGGGTGACGTGGTGGTGGGTGGTGGCCACGGCGGTGTTCGGGGTGGCCTACCTGGTGCTGTGGGCGGAGTTCCGCTTCCCCTTCTTCCAGCACATGCCCCAGGAGGCGGCCGGGCCGGCCACCGGGTCCCCGCACCACGCGAGGCGCTTCCGGCTGCGACGCGCCAGGCGCTGAAATGACGACGGCCCGCCGTGGGAATCCACGACGGGCCGGTGTGAGGTGAAGCCGTCCCCGGTGCTCAGGGGACGTTGATCAGGTACAGACCGTCCTGGAAGGACAGGGGCGCGAGCGAGCCCTCGCGCACGAGTGCCACCTGCCCGGAGGTCGACCAGAAGGCGCGCGACACCCGGTCCGACAGGACTCGCACCTCCCCGGTGCCGAGATTCATCGCCCGCGCCACCGCCCCCGCATCCGTATAGAGGACCCACGCACTGTCCGGAGAGAGCGAGAAGGAGCGCACGCTCTCGGCGAGCAGGGTGTCGGTCCCGCCGACGGGGGCCACCGCGCGGAGCGCGCCCTGTCCGTTGAGGTAGACGATCCGGCTGCCGTCCCACAGCACCCCGAAGTCGCTCACGCCGCTGGCCAGCGTCACCGCCGAGCCCGCGCCGAATGGCACGGAGAGCAGGCCTCGGGAAGCGGCCGTGACATCGGCCAGGAGGAAGATGCGGTCGTTGGTCGGGGCGATGGCGGTCTTGTAGACGGAGCCGCTGGTGGTGGCCAGCGAGCGCAGCCCCGTCCCCTTCGCCCCCACGGAGTAGTAGGTCGACCCCAGGGAGAAGACGACCCAGGCACCATTGGACGAGTACTGGAGCGAGTAGGGCACGCTCGAGCCGCTCCACAACGGCCACTTGCCGGTCGAAGGGGTCGTCAGGTCGATGTTGAACAGGGTGTAGGTGGTCCCCGCGCTATCCCGGTCGAGCAGCAGGAACTGCCGGCCATCCTGGGAGAACTGCAGCAGATCATAGGCGCTATAGGTGGTGTTGAGCGGGACCGGGGTCGTCGAGGGCAGCGTGAGCAACCTGGCCAGCGATGGCGCGGCCGACGTCCTGTAGACGACGCGGGCCCCATCCGGGGACATCATGAACTCGGAGACGGAGGCTTCCACGGCACTGGTCGTCACTCCGCCGGCGGTGAGCCGGGACACGAACAGGGTGTTGGTGTCCTTGGAACCGGAGAGCGTGACGGCGATGGACCGGTCGGGCGTCACCCGGTACGACGACAGGGAGGCGGTGAGGGACTGTGAGCTCCCATTCCTCAGGTCCGCCAGCGACAGGCCCGCGTTCGACGCGTAGTAGAAGAGGCGGTTGCCATCCGCCGAGAACACAGCGGGCTCCGAGCGTCCACTGTAGTAGGAGTTGGAGTTGGAGGAACCCAGTGCGGTGCTGGCACCGCCCGAGGAGCTGACGACGAACAGCACGCCCTCCTTCAGGTACGCCACCTTGGAGCCGTCCGGGCTGGCCCCATACTGACTGGTGGGGCTGCCGCCGTAGATGTAGGGACTGGGGGTGTACACGCCAGCGGCCAGGGGCAGGCTCTCCCCCGTGGCGAGATCGCCAGACAAGAGCGAGCCGTCGCCGCGCGTGAAGAGGACGTGCGTACCATCGGCCGTGGGCGCGAAGGACGTCACCGAGGGCTCCATCACGAACGCGGGCCCCCCGGTGGAGGAGGCCGCCATCAAGGTGCCCTCGAAGGACACCCCCCGGACGCTGCCGCTGTCCGAGAGCAGTTGGTAGAAGGTGTCGGAGAGGAAGAGGAAGTGGCCCCCAGCCGCCGTGCGCTGGATGAGCGGCTGCGACGCCCAGCTCTCCCAGGCCTGGGGCAACCCCACCCGGGTGGCGCTGGCGAGCCGCTTCGCCAGGGCCAGCTTCAGGGGCGGCATCGGTACCAGGCCCACGCCGTTGGAGAGGTAGGCCGTTCCCTGGAGGAACACCACGCTCGGGACGACCTCTTCGTAGGCGCCGCCGCGCAGCGACAGCGAGTAGATGCCATCGGGCACGCCGTTGAAGGAGAAGGAACCATCCGCCGCCGAGGTGGCGGTCAGCTCCGTGCCCTGGAGCGTCGCCACGATGCCGGCATGGCCGCTCGCGCCCAGCAACGTGGCCGAGAGCGGTTGGATGGACCGCGCGCGGGTGAGCACCACCGGCGCGGCACTCGCCCGGGCGGCTCGGCCCACCTGCACCTGGATGGGGGCACGGGCGTAGCCTGGAGCCACGGCCTCCAGCGTGCGGCTGCCCGTCGGCACCCCGCGCAGCACGTAGTGCCCGGAGTCATCCGTGACGGCCACGGCCGAGCTCCCCGGCGCCATCACCGTGATGCCGGCATTGCCCGTGGTGACGCCCAGCGTCGCCTGCCCCTCCACCTCGCCCACGGGGGTGAGCTTCACTTCCGGCGCGGAAGCGGAGCCCTCGTCCGGCACCTCCACCTGCACCGCCAGCGTCCCCTCCAGCGTCCCACTGGCGGACACCTGGACCACATAGGAACCGCCACTCAGCAGCTCCACCCGCCAGGCGCCCTGCTTGTCCGTGAGCGCGGAGCGCCCGGCGAGGGTGACGAGCACCCCGGAATGGTCCGCTTCACCGTCGAGCACGACCTTGCCAGTGACCTGTACGGCCGCGCCCTGCCCCGAGCAGGCCACCACCAGTACGGCGAGACACGCCCCCAACCAGACGGGTCGCATGTGGAATTCTCCGAATTCTTCGAAGAGGTAGACAGACGACTTTAGCACGCTGGGAGTAATATCCCGCGTCATGCCCCCGATCTTCCGCCGCAAGCCCCTGGCGCTCCTGCTGGGTCTGGCCCTGGGAGTGGTCCCGACACCGCCCGCGCAGGCGGCGAAGAAGACCGTGGAGCGTCCGGCGAAGAAGAGTGGCACGCGATCGGAGAAGGACTTCAACCGCTACATCGTGGCGGCCGTGCGCCTGTACGAGAGCCTCGAATACGAGCGCGCCCTGGCGCAGCTCGGCCGGGCCCGCCGTCTGGTCGACACCGTGAAGCAGGACGTGCTGGTGTCGCTCTACGAGGGTGCCATCCAGGCGGACCTGGGGCGCATGAACGAGGCCCTGGCCAGCTTCAAGACGGCCCTGCTGCTGGACCCGGACGCGAAGCTGCCCCTGCGGGTGTCACCGAAGGTGGAGAGTGAGTTCGAAGCCCTCCGCGAGCGCGTGCGCAAGGAGCTGTCGCGAATGGAGGGACACGTCGGGGAGGACGCCCCCCAGGAGAGCCCCGAGCCCATCAGTCCCTCCCTGGAGCCTCGAGTGAGCACCGCACCGCCCGCGACGCCCACGGATCGTCCGGAGCAGGAGCCGGCGAAGAGCGCCGCGCTGGTGCCCGAGCCGCCATCGCCGGCCCTGACACCGGCCGTGGAGAATCGGAAGGTAAGGGTGCCCACCGTGTCGCTGGCACTGGCCGGCGCGGGCGTGGTGGCGGGTGGCGTGGGGACGTACTTCGGGCTGAGCTCGCAAAGCCAGCTGACGGCGGCACGCCAGAG
This is a stretch of genomic DNA from Archangium violaceum. It encodes these proteins:
- a CDS encoding SDR family NAD(P)-dependent oxidoreductase; protein product: MDLELKGRAALVTGSSRGIGRAIATALAREGARVCLSARGAEGLEATAAELRASGAEVVTVAGDVTTAEGAAAAVDTAVRAFGGLDILVNNVGGSGGAGAFDAATASQWKDVLDRNLLAAVWCSQRALEVMKARGGGSIVHINSIYGREYGTSAPYTAAKAGLTALTKEMAIDLARHRIRVNGVAPGSILFPGGSWDRRRQANPEKVEKMVREELPWGRFGAPEEVADVVVFLCSERARWVTGATVPVDGGQGRAF
- a CDS encoding MlaD family protein, giving the protein MSLFSGTSQERRLSLRVGVFVALALALAGLVVFLIGQETRLFEREVTYRAYFENVEGLSDQSPVWLGGLEVGRVEGVSFPSKPGEKRLEVRLKLSQKYAQRVRADSVARLSSLGVLGDKAVDISIGSLDQPQVLEEGEIPSASGGDLSTLMKGAAQVTEDLVATSHKLREAVDAYADPQLAEDAAASVRSLRLLLEEVEKGDGALHALIYDKETGRQVRTLVSNASRVAIRVDKAVGHVEGLLDEVRNGDGTAHALIYGPEGAKAVQELGAAAGQLAGLMEDAKKNPDSAVHQLIYGNAGNMLADLGSAAADIKQITSMVARGEGSLGGILKDPTVYEDLRQMVGNVRRNKVLRALVRFAIDNNDNVQYVGRPLPPPKGNESPTGVGGSGPSPLQFPLPPPIPPNNGP
- a CDS encoding tetratricopeptide repeat protein; protein product: MPPIFRRKPLALLLGLALGVVPTPPAQAAKKTVERPAKKSGTRSEKDFNRYIVAAVRLYESLEYERALAQLGRARRLVDTVKQDVLVSLYEGAIQADLGRMNEALASFKTALLLDPDAKLPLRVSPKVESEFEALRERVRKELSRMEGHVGEDAPQESPEPISPSLEPRVSTAPPATPTDRPEQEPAKSAALVPEPPSPALTPAVENRKVRVPTVSLALAGAGVVAGGVGTYFGLSSQSQLTAARQSFYADEATARLSSAQGNARTANILLGTAGLAAAGALVTWLLLPGDATTTAAK
- a CDS encoding MlaE family ABC transporter permease, whose product is MVMTGKVFTRAFSPPFSFSALVYQVEALGVRSLPIALLTSTFAGLVIALQFGFFLARFGVQYTVGRVVVLTLFRELSPVLIALTVGARVGSGIAAELGSMTVTEQVDAIRALGADPLRKLVVPRVLACFILMPALTVLADVIGMVAGALVVNAQYDISFHLFFQGALEVVLMGDFLSGVFKGFVFGGIVGVVGCFKGLTVEGGTEGVGRATTQTVAITSVSVCLADFFITKLTLYL
- a CDS encoding ABC transporter ATP-binding protein; translated protein: MLFRHRTPRLEFRPPTRGEELIRFEHLRKSFGPKRVFDDLQLSVYAGETLTVIGGSGTGKSVLLKCLIGLLRPDAGRILFQGQEITGYREEDFIDVRRHVAMVFQGAALFDSLTVGENIAYPLREHFPSMSAEELRGRVAEKLKLVDLPGIEDMRPADLSGGMKKRVGLARAIATDPEVILWDEPTTGLDPVTTETINQMIRSMQKKLGCTSIVVTHDMMSAFSVSDRIAMLANRSIVQVGTPEEMRASTLPEVRAFLDARRQELEPGAEVAP
- a CDS encoding carboxypeptidase-like regulatory domain-containing protein; amino-acid sequence: MRPVWLGACLAVLVVACSGQGAAVQVTGKVVLDGEADHSGVLVTLAGRSALTDKQGAWRVELLSGGSYVVQVSASGTLEGTLAVQVEVPDEGSASAPEVKLTPVGEVEGQATLGVTTGNAGITVMAPGSSAVAVTDDSGHYVLRGVPTGSRTLEAVAPGYARAPIQVQVGRAARASAAPVVLTRARSIQPLSATLLGASGHAGIVATLQGTELTATSAADGSFSFNGVPDGIYSLSLRGGAYEEVVPSVVFLQGTAYLSNGVGLVPMPPLKLALAKRLASATRVGLPQAWESWASQPLIQRTAAGGHFLFLSDTFYQLLSDSGSVRGVSFEGTLMAASSTGGPAFVMEPSVTSFAPTADGTHVLFTRGDGSLLSGDLATGESLPLAAGVYTPSPYIYGGSPTSQYGASPDGSKVAYLKEGVLFVVSSSGGASTALGSSNSNSYYSGRSEPAVFSADGNRLFYYASNAGLSLADLRNGSSQSLTASLSSYRVTPDRSIAVTLSGSKDTNTLFVSRLTAGGVTTSAVEASVSEFMMSPDGARVVYRTSAAPSLARLLTLPSTTPVPLNTTYSAYDLLQFSQDGRQFLLLDRDSAGTTYTLFNIDLTTPSTGKWPLWSGSSVPYSLQYSSNGAWVVFSLGSTYYSVGAKGTGLRSLATTSGSVYKTAIAPTNDRIFLLADVTAASRGLLSVPFGAGSAVTLASGVSDFGVLWDGSRIVYLNGQGALRAVAPVGGTDTLLAESVRSFSLSPDSAWVLYTDAGAVARAMNLGTGEVRVLSDRVSRAFWSTSGQVALVREGSLAPLSFQDGLYLINVP